A stretch of DNA from Candidatus Pantoea bituminis:
GCGTGAAGCGGGTGCCCTCAGCGTGGTCGATAACACCTTCCTGAGTCCTGCATTACAAAATCCGTTGGCGTTGGGCGCAGATTTGGTGGTGCATTCCTGTACTAAATACCTGAATGGCCACTCCGATGTGGTGGCGGGCGCGGTGATTGCCAAAGAGCCACAACTGGCAACCGAGCTTGCCTGGTGGGCGAACAATATTGGCGTTACCGGCGCTGCTTTTGACAGCTATTTGTTGTTGCGTGGCCTGCGCACATTATCGCCACGCATTGCTGCGGCACAACGTAATGCACTCGCAATTGTTGATTACCTAAAGCAACAGAAATTAGTGAAAAAGCTGTATCATCCTTCGCTGCCGGAAAACGCCGGGCACGAACATGCGGTACGTCAACAGCGCGGTTTTGGCGCCATGCTAAGTTTTGAAATTGACGGTGACGAAGTATTGCTGCGCCGTTTTCTAAAAGCATTACAGTTGTTTACGCTGGCAGAATCACTTGGCGGCGTAGAAAGTTTAATTTCTCACACCGCGACCATGACGCACGCCGGCATGTCAGCGGAAGCGCGTGCAGCAGCGGGTATTTCCGAAACGCTGCTGCGTGTTTCTGTGGGTATCGAGGATCACGAAGATTTAATCGCCGATTTGGATAATGCATTCCGGATCGCTGCCGAGGGTTAAGCATGACGATTTCAGCAGGCGCGGGAACGCCGAACAGTAAGCAGTTGCACAAATTTGGTGGCAGTAGCCTGGCGGATGCGCGTTGCTATCAGCGTGTAGCCAATATTATGGCGGACTACAGCCAGGCGGGCGACTTGATGGTGGTTTCGGCCGCAGGTTCAACCACCAACCAGTTGATCAGTTGGCTGAAGCTGAGCCAAAGCGATCGGCTGTCGGCGCATCAAGTGCAACAGGCTTTACGACGTTATCAAAGCGAACTGATTAGCGCGCTGCTGCCTGTTGAAATTGCCGCATCCCTTATTACCCGGTTCATTCGTGATTTAGAAAAACTCGCCGGGCTGCTGGATGGCAACATCACCGAAGCGGTCTACGCAGAAGTAGTGGGCCACGGTGAAGTTTGGTCAGCGCGGTTAATGGCGGCGGTGCTGAGTCAGCATGACATTGAAGCCTGCTGGCTGGATGCGCGTGATTTTCTGCGTGCAGAGCGTGCAGCACAACCGCAAGTAGATGAAGGTAAATCGTGGCCGCTGCTGCAATCGTTGCTGGCGCAGCATCCGCATAAGCGCATCGTCGTGACCGGGTTTATCTGTCGTAACGAGGCGGGTGAAACGGTGCTGCTGGGCCGTAACGGCTCCGACTATTCCGCCACCCAAATCGGTGCGCTAGCGGGTGTGGGTCGCGTCACCATCTGGAGCGATGTCGCCGGTGTTTACAGTGCGGATCCTCGTAAAGTTTCTGATGCCTGCTTGCTGCCGCTGTTACGTCTCGATGAAGCCAGCGAACTGGCACGACTTGCCGCGCCGGTATTGCACACTCGCACCTTGCAGCCCGTTTCCGGTAGCGATATCGACCTGCAATTGCGCTGTAGCTATCAACCCGAACAAGGTTCCACACGTATTGAGCGCGTGCTGGCATCCGGCACAGGTGCTCGTATTGTCACCAGCCATGACGATGTTTGTTTGGTTGAAATTCAACTGCCAGAACAACATGATTTTGCCATTCTGCACAAAGAAATCGATCTGCTGCTGAAGCGTGCGCAATTGCGCCCGTTGGCGGTTGGTGTGCATCCCGATCGTCAGCTGTTACAGCTTTGCTATACCTCAGAAGTGGTCAATAGCGCCTTTATGCTTTTGCAAGATGCCGGTTTACCGGGGCATTTGCAGCTGCGTGATGGCTTAGCATTGGTGGCGTTGGTAGGCGCAGGCGTGACGCGTAACCCGCTGCATACGCATCGCTTCTGGCAGCAACTGAAAGATCAGCCGGTTGAATTCGTCTGGCAATCAGAAGATCACATCAGTGTGGTTGCGGTATTGCGCGTGGGCCCAACCCAACATCTGATCCAGGGTCTGCATCAGTCGCTGTTTAGGGCAGAGAAACGCATCGGCCTGATTTTATTTGGTAAAGGTAATATCGGTTCACGCTGGCTAGAGTTGTTCGCACGCGATCAAGAAACGCTTTCTGCGCGTACCGGCTTTGAATTTGTTTTGGCGGGAGTGGCAGACAGCCGCCGCAGCCTGCTGAGTTATGAAGGGCTTGATGCCAGCCGCGCATTGGCTTTCTTTGACGACGAAGCGGAAGAGCGCGATGAAGAGTCCTTGTTCTTGTGGATGCGCGCGCACCCGTTTGATGACTTGGTGGTGTTAGATGTCACCGCCAGCATACCGTTGGCGCAGCAGTATCTTGATTTTGCCAGCCACGGTTTTCACGTGATTAGCGCAAACAAAGTGGCAGGTGCATCTGACAGTCAAACCTGGCGTCAAATTCGTGATGCTTTTACCAAAACGGGTCGCCACTGGCTTTACAACGCGACTGTCGGCGCGGGTTTACCGATTAACTATACGGTGCGCGACTTGCGCGACAGCGGCGATACTATTTTATCGATAAGCGGTATCTTCTCTGGCACCCTGTCCTGGCTGTTTCTGCAGTTTGACGGCACGGTTCCGTTTACCGATCTGGTGGATCAGGCCTGGCAGCAAGGTTTAACCGAACCCGATCCACGCGTTGATCTTTCTGGTCAGGACGTGATGCGCAAACTGGTGATTCTGGCGCGCGAAGCGGGTATAACATCGAACCCGATCAGGTTCGAGTGGAGTCCCTGGTGCCGCGCAACTGTGAAAAAGATTCAATCGACCATTTCTTTGAGAATGGCGAAGAACTGAATGAGCAGATGCTGCAGCGGTTTGAAGCCGCACAGGAGATGGGTTTAGTGCTGCGCTATGTGGCGCGTTTCGACGCGAATGGCAAGGCGCGCGTGGGCGTCGAAGCGGTGCGCCCAGAGCATCCGCTGGCTTCGCTGCTGCCATGTGACAATGTCTTTGCCATCGAAAGTCGCTGGTATCGTGATAATCCGCTGGTGATTCGTGGACCCGGCGCGGGACGCGACGTTACTGCGGGCGCAATTCAGTCTGATATCAACCGCCTTTCTCAACTGCTTTAATCTTTAAGGCAGGCGCATTCGTCGCCTGCCTTCACTTCATGTTGCCGCCTCCAGATGAATTTCACTCATGTTGTTTGAATATTTGTCACCGTTTTAAATCATTTATAAGTTGACGCTTCGCCAGGAATCGTTCATTTTGAGCATCTGGACGTCTAAACGTATGGATGTTCGCAGTCCGATAGTTAACCGAAGTGATCGATGAGGTAGCAGGATGAGTTTCTTTCATGCCAATCAGCGCGAAGCGCTAAATCAAAGCCTGGCAGAGCTGAACGGGCAAATTAATGTCTCTTTTGAATTCTTTCCGCCTCGTACCAGCGAAATGGAAGAGACGCTGTGGAACTCTATCGATCGTCTGAGCAGCCTAAAACCGAAATTCGTTTCGGTAACGTATGGCGCGAATTCGGGCGAACGCGATCGTACTCACAGCATTATTAAAGGCATCAAAGATCGCACCGGCCTGGAAGCGGCACCGCATTTGACTTGCGTTGATGCTACGCGTGATGAGCTACGCGCTATTGCGCAGGATTATTGGAACAACGGTATTCGTCATATTGTGGCATTGCGCGGTGACCTACCGCCTGGCGGTGGCAAGCCAGAAATGTATGGCTGCGATCTGGTATCGCTGCTAAAAGAAGTCGGTGATTTCGATATTTCTGTTGCGGCTTACCCGGAAGTGCATCCGGAAGCCAAGAGTGCGCAGGCTGATTTGATCAACCTGAAGCGTAAAATCGATGCGGGTGCGAACCGTGCGATTACGCAATTTTTCTTCGACGTTGAAAGTTATCTGCGCTTCCGCGACCGCTGCGTATCAACCGGCATTGATGTTGAAATCGTACCGGGCATTCTGCCTGTTTCTAACTTCAAGCAGTTACAGCGTTTCGCCACGATGACTAACGTGCGTGTACCGGGATGGATGAGTGCCATGTTTGCGGGTCTGGAAGATGACGCTGAAACGCGCAAAATGGTGGGTGCCAACATCGCCATGGACATGGTGAAGATCTTGTCACGCGAAGGCGTGAAAGATTTCCACTTCTATACGCTGAACCGTGCCGAAATGAGTTATGCGATCTGCCATACCTTGGGTGTGCGTCCAGCCATCGCGGTATAACTTTTCTGTTATAAAAAAGCCGGGCAATAAGATTGCCCGGCTTTTTTGTTTCTTAATCTCAGCAGATTACCTGCAAGAGGGAATAGCGAAGAAGGGGAGCGACGAATCGCAATCCCCGTTCCATCATCATTAACCGGTATTGCGCATGCCTGCCGCCACACCTGCAATAGTCACCATTAACGCCTGTTCAACGCGAGCATCTGATTCATCACCGCGCGCTTCCTGCGCACGTGAGCGATGTAGCAGTTCAGCTTGCAGGACGTTGAGTGGATCGGTATAGACGTTACGCAGCGCAATAGATTCGGCAATCCACGGTTGGTCCGCCATCAGATGCGCATCGTTGGCGATGGTCAGCACCGCTTTGATATCAGAATCGAGTTGATCGCGCAGCTGTTTACCCAGCGGCCACAGCGATTTGTCGACCAGACGTTGATCGTAATATTCCGCCAGCCATAAGTCAGCTTTAGAGAACACCATTTCCAACATGCCGAGACGCGTTGAGAAGAAAGGCCAGTCACGGCACATCGCTTCCAGCTGATCTTGATGGCCCGCTTCCATCGCCTGTTGCAGCGCCGCGCCAGCACCCAGCCAGGCGGGCAGCATCAAGCGGTTCTGTGTCCAGGCAAAAATCCATGGAATTGCACGCAGCGACTCGACGCCGCCGGTTGGACGGCGTTTCGCCGGGCGCGAACCCAGCGGCAGCTTGCCCAATTCTTGTTCCGGTGTTGCCGAACGGAAGTACGGGACAAAATCTGGGTTTTCCCGCACGTAACCGCGATACATGGCGCAAGAGTCAGCAGAAAGCTGATTCATAATGTTACGCCACTCCGTTTTTGGTTCTGGCGGCGGCATCAGGTTCGCTTCCAGAATGGCACCGGTGTAGAGCGAAAGACTGGCGATAGTCACTTCCGGCAAACCGTATTTAAAACGGATCATCTCGCCCTGTTCAGTCACGCGCAGGCCACCTTTCAGGCTGCCCGGCGGCTGTGACAGCAAGGCAGCATGCGCTGGTGCACCACCACGGCCAATTGTGCCGCCGCGTCCGTGAAACAGCGTCAGCGAAATACCGGCTTTTTCACAAGTTTTGATTAAGGCATCTTGCGCCTGATATTGCGCCCAGCTGGCGGCCATTACGCCGGCATCTTTCGCCGAGTCGGAATAACCAATCATCACCATCTGCTTGCCCTGAATGAAGCCGCGATACCAGTCAATGCTGAGCAGTTGGCTCATGACATCATTGGCGTTATTCAGGTCATCAAGCGTTTCAAACAGCGGTGCAACCGGCATGGCGTAATTGATACCCGCTTCCTTCAACAGAAGATGCACGGCCAGCACGTCAGAGGGCGTTTTCGCCATTGAAATCACGTAAGCAGCAATTGAACCTTGCGGCGCTTCAGCGGCAACGCGGCAGGTCTCCAGCACTTCACGCGTGTCGTCACTTGGCTCCCAGCTTCGTGGCAGCAGCGGACGCTTGGAGTTGAGTTCACGGATCAGGAACGCTTGTTTGTCCGCTTCTGACCAATTTTCATAATCACCGAGGCCGAGGTAGCGCGTAACTTCAGCAATCGCTTCAGTGTGGCGCGTGCTTTCCTGACGCAGATCGATACGTACCAGCGGCACACCAAAACATTTCACGCGGCGCAGCGTATCCAGCAACTGACCGTTGGCGATAATGCCCATGCCGCATTGCTGTAGCGATTGATAAATGGCGAACAGCGGTTGCCAGAGTTGATCGTTGGAAACCAGCAAATCAGCCGGGCGCGGCAGACGTTCGCCTTTCAGGCGACGTTCAAGAAAGGATTGCGTCGACATCAGCTGGCTGCGGATGCGCTTCAGAATCATGCGATAGGGCTCAATCGCTTCGGGATCGCCACACAGGTCGCGCACTTCATCGCTGCATTCTGACATCGACAGTTCGGAAATCAGCACACCAATATCACGCAGGAACAGATCCGCAGCTTTCCAGCGACTTAGCTGCATGGCATGACGCGTAATTGCGGCGGTAACGTTAGGGTTACCATCACGATCGCCACCCATCCACGACGTAAACTGCACCGGCACAAAATCCACCGGAAGTTTGATGCCGAACGCTTCTTCAACCTGTTCATTCAACTCGCGCAGGAAAGCCGGTACGCCTTCCCATAAGCTGTTTTCCACCACCGCAAAGCCCCATTTGGCCTCATCGATAGGCGTTGGGCGATATTTGCGAATTTCATCGGTATGCCATGCCTGCGCGACCAGTTGGCGCAGACGGCGCATGATTTGATTGCGCTCGTAATCGGAAATGTCGCTGTGATCAAGCTGCTTTAAACAGCTGTTCACTTCCACCAGCTTGTGAATCAGCGTGCGGCGCGTAATTTCGGTTGGATGCGCTGTCAGCACCAATTCCAGCGACAGCGATTCAATGGCTGCACGGATAGCACTTTCGCTAATGTCTTTCTGCTGCTTGAGGCTTTCAAAGGTTTTTTCAGCAGTTCCGGGTGGTTCGCCCCTTCGCCGCTGTGAGAAATAGTTTGATACTGTTCAGCCACATTGGTGAGGTTAAGGAACTGACTAAACGCACGCGCGACGGGCAGAAGTTCGTCATTAGACAAATTTTGCAGCGTGTTCAGCAGTTCCTTGCGATGAGTGTCATTTCCTGCACGGGATGACTTGGACAGTTTGCGGATGGTTTCCACCCGGTCGAGGATGTTCTCTCCAAGCGCATCCTTAATCGTATCCCCGAGCAGTTTGCCGAGCATACTGACATTACTTCGCATTGCGGAATATTGTTCGTTCATTTGACCCTGACACCCTTATCGTCTTAATAAACTTCTACACCCAGCCGTTCTCAGGCCGCAAAAAAAGCAGACAACTTTTACTTTTCTCAGTCACAACCGCGTGTCGCTTCTGAGGATTCGCTCAGTTGCTGCCTTTCTGCAATCTGAAATTGTTTGGATAATCACCCAATGGGCATAACATCGTCTTTTATCTAGCCACGTAATGCTTCATTCGTCAATTGACTTAAAGTGAAGCAAACGTGCAGCTAAATGACGGAAATTCATAGAATTTAACTGACAGGAAGCGGGATAAGTTATTCTTATTGCTAAATCCCACAGAATGACGGGGCATTTTGCTGTTAATACAGTGAAATGCCCCATTTGATGTTAATCAGTGACAAAAATGCTGCACGACCTGATTTATCAACTCACGAGTCGGCTTAATAAATGCAGTATCAATAAATTCATCTGGCTGGTGTGCCTGATTAATTGATCCTGGGCCTAAAACCAGGGTTGGGCACAATTGCTGAATAAAAGGCGCTTCGGTGCAGTAGTTCACCACTTCAGTCGGCGTACCCAGCAATTTTTCCACCACTTTCACCAGTTCATGATTGGCAGGGCATTCATATCCGGGAATCGGCGGATGCAGTTCGCCTACCGTAATGCGACCCGGCCAGCGCGCACTTACGGGTGCCAGCGCGTCGTTAAGTAATTCGTCTAAATCACTCAGTGTCAGGCCCGGCAGCGGACGAATATCCATGTGCAGTTCACAGCAGGCACAAATGCGGTTTGCCGCATCACCACCATGAATATGGCCAAAGTTCATGGTTGGATAGGGAATCGCAAATGCGTCATGGTGATAACGCTCTTTCAACGTGTTACGCAGCTGCATTAAATGACCAATGGCATCATGCATCAGCTCAATCGCATTCACGCCGCGAGAAGGATCGCTGGAGTGGCCCGACTGGCCCTGAACACGAATCGCATTGGAAAGGTGGCCTTTGTGAGCGCGTACGGGTTTCAGCGAAGTTGGCTCGCCGATGATCGCGCAATCTGGACGCAACTGAGTCGACTCAGAAAAATACTTAGCGCCCGCCATGGTGGTTTCTTCGTCAGCGGTGGCCAGAATGTAGAGCGGTTTGCTTAGAGTGGTCACGTCCACATCACGCAGCGTATCGAGAATGAAAGCAAAAAAGCCTTTCATATCGGCAGTGCCTAAACCGTAGAGCTTGTTGTCATGCTCAGTTAGCGTGAAGGGATCGCGCGTCCAGCGCCCATCGTCGAAGGGGACGGTGTCGGTGTGACCGGCGAGCAGCAGCCCGCCAGCCCCACTTCCGGTACGGGCCAGCATGTTGAATTTATTGCGCGTGCCGGGTACCGGCTGCACTTCAACGCTGAAGCCGAGGTCACGGAACCAGCCGGCCAACAAATTGATTAAAGTTTCATTACTCTGATCCAGCGCGGCGTCGGTTGCGCTGATTGATGGCGTAGCGATCAACTGGCGGTACAGTTCGATAAAAGGCGGTAATTTTGACTTCACTGTTGACGGTCCTTGAGTTAGGATGTATCAATATTCATGCATTAATAGTGAATAAAAATACATAAACGTCGTCTGCATGTGAACCTAAATTTTCTGCAAACGACATCGTGGGCAACGGGGCAAGGCCGCGACCCGGAACGTGTGACTGTAAAAAGGTATACAGCCTGATGTTGAATACGCTGATCGTTGGTGCCAGTGGTTACGCTGGCGTAGAGCTTGCCACCTTCCTGAATCGCCATCCACATATGAACATAACCGCTTTGGCGGTTTCAGCGCAAAGCCCTGACGCCGGAAAGCGCTTATCTGAACTTCATCCACAGCTAAAAGGTGTGGTTGATCTGCCGCTGCAACCGCTCAGCAGTGCAGCTGAGTGGGCAGATAAAGTCGATGTGGTGTTCCTGGCGACTGCCCACGAAGTTAGCCATGATCTGGCGCCGGAATTCCTTAAGGCCGGCTGCGTGGTATTCGATTTGTCAGGCGCTTTCCGCGTTAACGATGGCAACTTCTATACCCAATATTACGGTTTTACTCATCAGCATGGCGACTGGCTGGATAAAGCAGTTTACGGCCTGGCTGAGTTTCAGCACGAGAAAATTAAAGAAGCGCAGCTGGTCGCCGTGCCGGGTTGTTACCCAACGGCATCTCAGCTGGCGTTGAAACCGCTGTTGGATGCAGGCCTGCTGAATGAGGCGCAATGGCCAGTGATCAACGCGACCAGCGGCGTGAGCGGTGCAGGGCGTAAAGCCAACGTGGGCACCAGCTTTTGCGAAGTGAGTTTGCAGCCTTACGGACTGTTTAATCATCGTCATCACCCCGAAATCGTGGCGCATCTTGGTACGCCGGTGATTTTTACCCCACATCTCGGCAGCTTCCCGCGTGGAATTTTGGCCACAATCACCTGCCGCCTGAAAGCAGGCGTGAGCCGCGAAGATATCGCGGTAGCGTTCCATAACGCCTATCACGACAAACCGCTGGTGCGGGTTTACGAAGAAGGCGTTCCGGCGTTGAAAGCGGTGGTTGGCCTGCCTTATTGTGATATTGGTTTTGCCGTACAGGGCGAGCATTTAATTGTGGTCGCAGCCGAAGACAATTTGCTGAAAGGTGCTGCGTCGCAGGCGGTGCAATGCATGAACATTCGTTTCGGCTTCCCTGAAACGCAGTCACTGATTTAACGGACGAGTGAATTAACGATGAGCAATCCCTTAATTATCAAGCTTGGCGGCGTGTTGTTGGACAGCGAAGAAGCGCTGGCCCGTTTGTTCGATGCGCTGTTGACTTACCGCACCGCGCATCAGCGCCCGTTGATCATCGTTCACGGTGGCGGTTGCCTGGTGGACGAGCTGATGAAAAAACTCGCGCTGCCGGTAAAGAAAAAGACGGTTTGCGCGTCACGCCTGCCGATCAAATCGACATCATCACCGGTGCGTTGGCAGGAACCGCCAACAAAACGCTGCTGGCGTGGGCGAAAAATATGGCATTAATTCTGTGGGCCTCTGTTTGGGTGATGCCGGTTTAGTGAATGTGGCGCAGTTCGATGAAGAGCTGGGACACGTTGGCAATGCCACGCCAGGCGATCCTGCGTTACTCAATACCTTGCTGAATGCGGGATATATGCCCGTTGTCAGTTCAATCGGTATTACCGACAGCGGCGAGCTGATGAACGTCAATGCCGACCAGGCCGCGACCGCGCTGGCTGCAACTATCGGTGCCGATTTAGTCTTGCTATCAGATGTCAGCGGTATTCTGGACGGCAAAGGTCAGCGCATCGAAGAGATGACCGCTGAAAAAGCTGAACAGTTAATTGCCCAAGGCATCATTACTGATGGCATGATTGTTAAAGTGCACGCGGCGCTTGATGCCGCCCGCACGCTGGGCCGCCCAGTGGATATCGCCAGCTGGCGTCACGCTGAGCAACTGCCTACTCTTTTTAACGGCGTGTCGATTGGCACCCGGATTCTCGCTTAACGACTCTGATTCAAGGATTACGAAATGCAAACGCAAGGCATCAAAAAAATCGTTCTGGCTTACTCCGGTGGCCTTGATACTTCAGCCATCATTCCATGGCTGAAAGAGAACTATGGCGGCTGTGAAGTGGTCGCGTTCGTGGCAGATATCGGTCAGGAACGCAGCGATCTGGAAGGCGTTGAGAAGAAAGCGCTACAGTCGGGTGCCTCAGAATGTCACGTTGTTGATCTGCGTGAAGAATTTATCAGTGATTATGTCTATCCCGTGCTGCAAACTGGCGCACTGTACGAAGGCACTTATCTGCTGGGCACCTCAATGGCACGTCCAATCATCGCGAAAGCACAGGTGGAGCTGGCGCTGAAAGTGGGTGCTGATGCGCTGTGCCACGGCGCTACTGGTAAAGGTAATGACCAGGTGCGTTTCGAAACCACCTATACCGCGCTGGCCCCACAGTTGAAAGTGGTTGCGCCATGGCGTGAATGGGACCTGCGTTCACGTGAAGCGCTGCTGGATTACCTGAAAGAGCGCAACATTCCAACCACCGCGTCACTGGAAAAGATCTACAGCCGTGACGAAAACGCGTGGCACATCTCTACTGAAGGTGGCGTGCTGGAAAGCCCGGCAAACGCACCAAATAAAGATTGCTGGGTATGGACTGTTGATCCACTGGAAGCGCCAGATCAGCCAGAAGAAGTGACC
This window harbors:
- the metB gene encoding cystathionine gamma-synthase; this translates as MTRKQATIAVRSGLNDDEQYGCVVPPIHLSSTYNFLDFNEPRAHDYSRRGNPTRDVVQRALAELEGGAGAVLTNTGMSAIHLVTTVFLKPGDLLVAPHDCYGGSYRLFDSLSKRGAYRVKFVDQGDKAALQAALDEKPKLVLIESPSNPLLRVVDIAAICEAAREAGALSVVDNTFLSPALQNPLALGADLVVHSCTKYLNGHSDVVAGAVIAKEPQLATELAWWANNIGVTGAAFDSYLLLRGLRTLSPRIAAAQRNALAIVDYLKQQKLVKKLYHPSLPENAGHEHAVRQQRGFGAMLSFEIDGDEVLLRRFLKALQLFTLAESLGGVESLISHTATMTHAGMSAEARAAAGISETLLRVSVGIEDHEDLIADLDNAFRIAAEG
- the metF gene encoding methylenetetrahydrofolate reductase, whose translation is MSFFHANQREALNQSLAELNGQINVSFEFFPPRTSEMEETLWNSIDRLSSLKPKFVSVTYGANSGERDRTHSIIKGIKDRTGLEAAPHLTCVDATRDELRAIAQDYWNNGIRHIVALRGDLPPGGGKPEMYGCDLVSLLKEVGDFDISVAAYPEVHPEAKSAQADLINLKRKIDAGANRAITQFFFDVESYLRFRDRCVSTGIDVEIVPGILPVSNFKQLQRFATMTNVRVPGWMSAMFAGLEDDAETRKMVGANIAMDMVKILSREGVKDFHFYTLNRAEMSYAICHTLGVRPAIAV
- the argE gene encoding acetylornithine deacetylase, whose protein sequence is MKSKLPPFIELYRQLIATPSISATDAALDQSNETLINLLAGWFRDLGFSVEVQPVPGTRNKFNMLARTGSGAGGLLLAGHTDTVPFDDGRWTRDPFTLTEHDNKLYGLGTADMKGFFAFILDTLRDVDVTTLSKPLYILATADEETTMAGAKYFSESTQLRPDCAIIGEPTSLKPVRAHKGHLSNAIRVQGQSGHSSDPSRGVNAIELMHDAIGHLMQLRNTLKERYHHDAFAIPYPTMNFGHIHGGDAANRICACCELHMDIRPLPGLTLSDLDELLNDALAPVSARWPGRITVGELHPPIPGYECPANHELVKVVEKLLGTPTEVVNYCTEAPFIQQLCPTLVLGPGSINQAHQPDEFIDTAFIKPTRELINQVVQHFCH
- the argC gene encoding N-acetyl-gamma-glutamyl-phosphate reductase translates to MLNTLIVGASGYAGVELATFLNRHPHMNITALAVSAQSPDAGKRLSELHPQLKGVVDLPLQPLSSAAEWADKVDVVFLATAHEVSHDLAPEFLKAGCVVFDLSGAFRVNDGNFYTQYYGFTHQHGDWLDKAVYGLAEFQHEKIKEAQLVAVPGCYPTASQLALKPLLDAGLLNEAQWPVINATSGVSGAGRKANVGTSFCEVSLQPYGLFNHRHHPEIVAHLGTPVIFTPHLGSFPRGILATITCRLKAGVSREDIAVAFHNAYHDKPLVRVYEEGVPALKAVVGLPYCDIGFAVQGEHLIVVAAEDNLLKGAASQAVQCMNIRFGFPETQSLI
- a CDS encoding argininosuccinate synthase translates to MQTQGIKKIVLAYSGGLDTSAIIPWLKENYGGCEVVAFVADIGQERSDLEGVEKKALQSGASECHVVDLREEFISDYVYPVLQTGALYEGTYLLGTSMARPIIAKAQVELALKVGADALCHGATGKGNDQVRFETTYTALAPQLKVVAPWREWDLRSREALLDYLKERNIPTTASLEKIYSRDENAWHISTEGGVLESPANAPNKDCWVWTVDPLEAPDQPEEVTVTVEKGRVVAVNGEKLSPFQCLEKLNVLGAKHGVGRIDIVENRLVGIKSRGCYETPGGTIMVNALRAIEQLVLDRDSFKWREQLGHEMSYVVYDGRWFAPLRKSIQAAAESLAEEVNGEVVLQLYKGQATATQKRSANSLYSEEFATFGEDEVYDHRHAGGFIRLFSLSSRIRALNEQKK